In a single window of the Papaver somniferum cultivar HN1 chromosome 8, ASM357369v1, whole genome shotgun sequence genome:
- the LOC113302702 gene encoding immune-associated nucleotide-binding protein 9-like, which translates to MGGSSIDEDWELGEFPTPTPNHSRTLVLLGKTGNGKSATGNSILYKDAFNSECSLDGVTTKCELQSTRCQDGLILNVIDTPGLFGFSPGPKETIEEISRCINFAKNGIHAILFVLSIKNRFSKEEEEAVRNLQILFGEKILDYMIVVFTHGDLFKGDDNKALIEFVDRKAPEPLKELARLCKNRLVLFDNVTADRSKRAKQVQQLISLVHLVTKENGGQPYTNEIFDEIKKGNTKVHETEHSEGPSTSEKEYSGVLDRITEMVELRLNETVKRLEESLAKERAARMKAEEIARSEIDELRTARMKAEENARSEIDELRKKLEKAEKQANDFQSKCAIL; encoded by the exons ATGGGTGGTAGTTCAATCGATGAAGATTGGGAGTTAGGGGAGTTCCCAACACCTACACCTAACCATTCCCGAACCCTAGTTTTGCTTGGCAAAACCGGCAACGGAAAAAGTGCTACAGGGAATAGCATCCTGTACAAAGACGCTTTCAATTCTGAGTGTAGTCTTGATGGTGTTACAACCAAGTGCGAGCTGCAGTCAACCAGATGTCAAGATGGACTCATTCTTAATGTGATTGATACACCAG GGTTATTTGGATTTTCACCGGGGCCAAAAGAGACGATTGAAGAGATCAGTAGATGTATCAATTTTGCTAAGAATGGAATCCACGCTATTCTTTTTGTTTTGTCGATTAAGAATCGTTTctcgaaagaagaagaagaagctgttaGAAATTTACAGATTCTATTCGGAGAAAAAATTCTTGATTACATGATTGTTGTGTTTACTCATGGTGATCTCTTCAAAGGAGATGACAACAAGGCATTGATTGAGTTTGTGGATCGCAAGGCCCCTGAACCCTTAAAG GAATTGGCCCGTTTGTGCAAAAACCGATTGGTTCTTTTTGATAATGTGACTGCAGATAGGAGTAAGCGGGCCAAACAAGTCCAGCAACTGATTTCACTTGTACATTTGGTCACAAAAGAGAATGGAGGACAACCCTATACAAATGAGATATTCGACGAGATTAAG AAAGGAAACACGAAGGTACATGAGACAGAACATTCCGAGGGGCCCTCTACTTCGGAGAAGGAGTATTCAGGAGTGCTTGATAGAATAACTGAGATG GTCGAGCTAAGACTTAATGAGACTGTTAAAAGGCTTGAAGAGAGTTTGGCAAAAGAAAGGGCGGCTCGAATGAAGGCTGAGGAAATTGCCAGATCTGAAATCGATGAACTTAGGACGGCTCGAATGAAGGCCGAGGAAAATGCCAGATCTGAAATCGATGAACTTAGGAAGAAATTGGAGAAAGCAGAAAAGCAAGCAAATGACTTTCAGTCTAAGTGTGCTATATTATGA
- the LOC113302703 gene encoding phosphopantothenoylcysteine decarboxylase-like: MDFAEPMISEQEVVKDNLGPRKPRLLLAASGSVAAIKFGHLLHSFSDWAEIKAVVTKSSLHFIDKASIPKGVVIYTDEEEWSSWKKIGDNVLHIELRKWADVMVIAPLSANTLGKIAGGLCDNLLTCVVRAWDFNKPLFVAPAVNSYMWNNPFTQRHLDAISELGISLVPPITKRLACGDYGNGAMAEPSIIYSTVMLAVDSRAQTNGNSL, from the exons ATGGATTTTGCTGAGCCCATGATATCAGAACAGGAAGTGGTAAAAGACAATTTAGGGCCAAGGAAACCCCGACTTCTTCTAGCTGCTAGTGGAAGTGTAGCTGCTATAAAATTTGGCCATCTCTTGCATAGCTTCTCTGACTGGGCTGAAATTAAAGCAGTTGTTACCAAGTCATCTTTACACTTCATTGATAAAGCATCAATTCCAAAGGGTGTTGTTATCTATACCGATGAGGAAGAATGGTCAAGTTGGAAGAAAATTGGGGACAATGTACTGCACATTGAGCTTCGCAAATGGGCTGATGTAATGGTTATTGCTCCCTTGTCAGCAAATACGCTAGGAAAG ATTGCTGGGGGTTTATGTGATAACCTGCTGACCTGTGTTGTACGAGCTTGGGATTTCAATAAGCCATTGTTTGTTGCACCTGCAGTGAATAGCTACATGTGGAACAACCCTTTTACACAACGACATCTTGATGCAATCAGTGAATTAGGTATATCTTTGGTCCCTCCCATTACAAAGAGATTGGCTTGTGGAGATTACGGAAACGGTGCCATGGCAGAACCTTCTATCATCTACTCTACGGTGATGCTCGCTGTTGATTCCCGAGCACAAACTAATGGTAACAGTTTGTAA